In Candidatus Eisenbacteria bacterium, the genomic stretch TGGCCGATCGTGGCGTCCAGGACCAGCAGCGTGTGGTGCGGCGCACCTTCGATCTGACGCTGGCAGACCCGCATCACTTTTTGAAGCTCGGCCATCAGGTTCTGCTTGGTGTGCAAACGCCCGGCGGTGTCGACCAGCACGATCTCGACCCCCCTCGCCCGCGCGGCGGCCAGACCGTCGTGCACGACCGCCCCCGGGTCTCCCCCTTCCTTGGCGCGAACGATCGAAGCGCCTGCACGCTCGGCCCAGACTTCGAGCTGCTCCGCCGCCGCGGCGCGGAACGTGTCGGCCGCCACCAGCAGCGTGGAGCGATTCGAGCCCGCGAAGCGCGCGGCGAGCTTGCCCGCCAGCGTGGTCTTTCCCGAGCCGTTGACGCCGACGACCAGCGCCACCCACGGCCGCTCGGAACCGGGCTCGAAGGCGGCCCGGCGCGTGGAGAGCAGCTGGACCGCGCTCTTCTCCAGCGCCTCGCGCAGGGAAAGATCCTGGCGTTTCATGCTCTCGCGAGCGCCGGCGATCAACCGATCGGTGGTGGCGGGCCCGACGTCGGCGGCGAGCAGCGCATCCTCGAGGGATTCCACCATCGCGGGATCGATCGCGCCGCGGCGTCCCAGTATTCCGGAGAGCGATTCGCCCAGGCGGGCCTGCGTCTTCGCCAGCCCCTGACGAAGACGTCCCCAGACATCCATGGCCGGCGCCTAGCCGGTGGTGGCTTCGGCCAGCTCGCGGGGTGCTGTGGTCTCGGCGCTGGCCGGCGATTCTCCGAACCGCACCGACACCAGCTTGGACACGCCCAGCTCCTGCATGGTGACGCCGTACAGAAGCGTGGCCGCTTCCATCGTCACCTTGTTGTGCGTGATGACCACGAACTGGGTCTTGTCGCTGAAGCGCTTCAGCATCTTGAGGAAGCGCTCGACGTTGGCGTCGTCGAGCGGCGCGTCCACCTCGTCGAGCAGGCAGAAGGGCGAGGGCTTGACCAGATAGATGCCGAACAGGAGAGCGATCGCGGTCAGCGCGCGCTCGCCGCCCGACATCAGGCTGATGCTCTGGAGGTGCTTGCCGCGCGGCTTGGCGACGATCTCGATCTCGCACTCGAGCGGATCCTCGCCGATCGCGCGCAGCTCGGCGTCGCCGCCCTCGAACAGCGTGCGGAACACGTCGCGGAAGTGCTCCTGAACCCTGGCGAAGGTCTCCACGAAGAGCTGGCTGGCCGTGGTGTTGATCTTCTCGATCGCTTCCAGGAGCTGGGCCTTGGCGGCCAGCAGGTCCTCGCGCTGTCGCGTGAGGAATTCGTAGCGCTCCTTGCGCTTGGTGTACTCCTCGACCGCCAGCAGATTGACGGCGCCGAGCGAACCGAGCCGCTCCCGGGCGGCGGTGAGCTCGGATTCGGCCACCACCGGATCGAACCCTTCCGGCGGCGCCTCGGGCTCCCAGCGACGAGGATCCATCTTGTATTCGGTGCGCAGGCGCTCGAAGGTGCGCTCCAGCTCGGCGCGCGCTTCGAGCTTGCCGATCTCGATCTGGTGCAGGAATTCGGAGAGCTCCGCCTGCTCGTGGCGGCGATCGCGCACGACCTCCTCGCTGCCCTGGATCTCCTCCTTGAGCGCGTTGAAGCGGTTCTGCAGCTCGACCACGCGCTCGCGCTGTGAAGCTTCCGAGTCACGCAGGCCCGAGAGACCCGCGGCGAGCCCGCTGACCTCGGCCTGGATCTCGGCCACGCGTGCGGCCGCCTGCGTGACCTCTTCACGCCGCTGGACCAGACTGGCTTCGAGCTCCCGCTGGGTCTGCTCCTCGCGCGCCCAGCGCGATTCGATCTCACCGAGCTCTCGGGACAGTGCGAGCAGCGTGTCGCGTGCCGCCTGCGCTCCCGTCGCCGCCTGGTCGCGGCGGGCTTCGAGGGCCTTGAGCTCCCCGTCCGCGTCGACCACGAGCGCGCGCGCCTGCTCGAGCTCGGCCTGGAACTCCAGCAGCTCGCGCTCGGCCTCGGCCGCGGCGCGTTCAAGCGCTCCGCGCTCGTGCTCCAGCGCCGTGAGCTCGGAGCGGCGCTCCTCGGCTTCGCGTTGCGCCCATTGCCGCTCACGCTCGGCGCCCTCCAACTCGCGCAGCAGCGTCTCCAGCGCTTCGCGGCGCGCTTCCAGCTCGGTCTGCGCTTCGGCGCGACGGGCGGCCTCGTCGTCGCGGCGCTTCTCGAGCAAGTCCAGCTCCCGCTGCTGACCCTCGATCGTCAGCCGCTGCTCGGCCAACCGGCCGGAGAGCTCGCGCACCTCCATCTCACGATGCAGCAGCCCCGCCAGACTCCGCGTCGAGCCCGCGCGCACGCGTCCGCGCTCCCAGACCTCGGCCTCGAGACTCACGAAGCGCAGTCCGCCTTCCGACTGAGCGGACAGTCGCGCCGCCGCGTCGCGGTCCTCGACCACCACCACCGAGCCGAGCAGCCGGTCGACCAGCAGGCGATAGCGCGGCTCGCAGCGCACCAGCTCCGATGCGCGGCCGCGCACACCCGGGTCCTTGGGAATCGGCCCGAGCGTCGATGCGGCGATCGCGCTGAGGTCGATCAACGTCGCGCGCCCGGACGTCAGGCCGCGCAGGCGGCCCAACGCCCGTTCCATCGCCTCGCGGTCCTCTGCCAGCACGAACGCCGATGCTTCGCCGAGGGAGGCCTCGAGCGCGTCGAGATATTGGGTCGGGACCTCCAGGACATCGGCCACCATCCCGAGCAGCCCCGGCACGCGGTCCTCTTCGGCCAGCAGAGCTCGCGCGCCTTCGGACACGCCTTCGTAGTTGCGCTTGAGCTCGAGCAGCGTCTGCAGGCGGGAGTCGGCGGCAGCGGCTTCCTCGCGCCGGCGCGACAAGGACTCTTCGGCGTCGTGCGCCGCGGTGGTCAGCTCGGCATGGGCCTGATCGGCTTCGAGCCAGCGCCGCCGCGTCCGATCGAACTCGTCCGCCAGGCCGCTGCGGCGCTCCTCCGCGGCCTCCCCGGCGCGCGCTCGCTCGCCCTCGCGGGCCGCGAGCTCCTCGATGCGCGCGCCAAGCGACTGGCCGCGCTCTTCGAGCGACTGGCCGCGGGCGCGCAACGCTTCCCACGCGCCGCGCTTCTCGGCTTCGGTCGAGAAGAGCTCGAGCGAGACCTGGCGATGCCCGGCCGCCACGCCGCGCCGTTCCCGCAGTCCGGCCTCGAGCGTGTTGAGCTCGCGCTCCGCGGCCTCGAGCTCGGCCTCGGCGCGGGTTCGCGCCTCGCGGACCTCCGCGAGCCGGCTCTGCGCCTCGCGCTCCCGCTCCAGCACCTCGGCCAGACGGCGCTCGATCTGCGCGGCTTCTTCGGCGGCTTCGCTTCCGCGGCGCTCGAGCCCCGCGGCGCGCTCGCCGAGCAGCACCGACTGGTGCTCGGCCTGGCTCCGCGCTTCCTCGCGATCCCGCAACCCGCCCTGAGCGGTCGACAGCTCGCGCTCGAGCTCGAGGGCCACCAGCTTCTGGTCATTGAGCCTGGCCTCGAGCGCATCGAGCTCGGCGGCGACGCCTTCGCGACGCACCGCCTCCTCCTGCCACTGATCGGCGGCTTCCTTCTCCTTGCGCGAAAGCTCCTGCACCCGCCCCGCGGTGAGCAGCAGGTCGAGGCGCTGCACGTCGTCGCGCAGACGCTGGTACCGGCGCGCCTTTCCGACCTGCCGCGCCAGAGAGCGCAGCTCGCGCTCGATCTCGAACACGATGTCGTTGAGACGCACGAGATCGCCTTCGGTCAAGTCGAGCTTGGCCAGCGTCTCCTTCTTGCGCGCCTTGTACTTGGTGATCCCCGCGGCTTCCTCGAACAGGAACCGGCGGTGACCGGTGTTGTCGGAGAGGATGTGGTCCACCATCTGCCGCTCGATCACCGAGTACGCATGGCTTCCCATGCCGGTGTCGAAGAAGAGATCGCGGATGTCCTTGAGCCGGCACGCCGTCTTGTTGATGAAGTATTCGGAGAGGCCGGAGCGGAACACGCGCCGCGAGACCGTGACCTCGCTGAACTCCGTGGGCAGGATGCCGCGATCGTTCTTGAAGGTGAGATGGACTTCGGCCATGCCGTGCGGCTTGCGGGTCGGCGAGCCGTTGAAGATGACGTCTTCCATGGTGTCGCCGCGCAGCTGGCGAGCGCTCTGTTCGCCCATCACCCAGCGAATGGCGTCCGAAACGTTGGTCTTGCCGCAGCCGTTCGGCCCGATGACTCCGGTGACGCCGCCACCGAACTGCACTTGGGTCTTGTCGGCGAACGACTTGAAACCCTGGAGCTCGAGCCTGTGGAGAAACATGATCCCTGTCTCCCCTCTCTAAGGAGGTGTGGCCTTCGCGAGTGCGTCGACCACTTCCGCGACTTCGGCGTCGCCGAGGGTGCGCACGTCCATCCTGAACTTCCCTGCTCGGATGTAACCGATCACCGGCGGATCCGCGGCCCGTGCCCATCGGTCGAGCGCATCGACGGCGCGGCCTCGCGCCTCGAGCGTCACGACGAACCCCGGCAGCCGCTGCAGCGGCAGCGCGCCGCCCCCTACTTCTCCAGCGCCTCGCTCGACCTCCACTTCGAGCCACGGCAGGCGCTGCCGCAAGGCGTCCGCCAACGACCTCGCGCGGCGCTCCAGAGCCTCGCCCGCGATCGCGAGCATGCCGAGCGCGGGAATCTCGCGCACGGCGCGCATCGGATCGGCATACGCCGGAAGCGTCGCTTCCAGCGCGGCCAGAGCCAGCTTGTCCAGCCTCAGGGCGCGGGCCAGAGGATCCCGGCGCGCGCGCTCGACGAAGGACTTCCGGCCCACGATCAGGCCTGCTTGTGGAGCACCGAGCAGCTTGTCGCCGGAAAAAGTAACGACGTCACACCCGGCGGTCAAACTTTCTCTCACCGTCGGTTCCTTCTCGAGACCGAGCGTCGAGAGATCGACGAGCGCGCCGCTGCCGAGGTCCTCGATGAGCGGCACCTTTCTCCGGTGGGCGAGGGCCGCCAGATCCTCGACCTCCGGCTGCGCGGTGAAGCCCTGGACGCGAAAGTTGCTCCGATGCACGCGGAGCACGGCGCCCACGTCCTTGTGCTTCTCGAGCGCCCGCTCGTAGTCGCGGAGATGCGTGCGATTGGTGGTTCCGATCTCGAGCAGCGAGGCCCCGCTCTTCTCGAGGATCTCCGGGATGCGGAACGAGCCCCCGATCTCCACCAGCTCGCCGCGCGAGACCACCACCCTGCGGCCGGCCGCGATCGCCGAGAGCACCAGCAGCAGCGCGGCCGCGCCGTTGTTGACCGCCAGCGCCGCCTCGGCCCCGGTCAGCCGCTGGAGCCAGCGCTCGACGCCTCCCCCGCGCTCGCCGCGGCGCCCGGAGTCGAGGTCGAACTCGAGGTTCGAATAACCAACGGCGACCCGGTCGAGCGCCTCGCGGGCTGCCTGGGAGAGCGGCGCCCGGCCGAGATTGGTGTGGAGCACGATGCCGGTGGCGTTCAGGACTCGGCGCAGGTCCGGGCGCTGCGCGGCGGCCGCGCGGGCCGCGACCCGGGCGACGAGCGCCTCCGTGGGGGGCGGCGCGCCACCCCCCTTCTTGATCTGGGCTCGCACCTCGGCCAGCTCGGCGCGGGCGGCCTCGACCAGCAATGGGCGGGGAAGATCCCGATCACCATTGGCGAGGCTGGGATGTTGGAGCAGCGCCTCCACGGAGGGCAGAGCGCGCAATTGAGGCTTGGGCACGGGCACGGCCCGCGATTCTACATGAGCCGCTCAGGGGGCGCGCTGGAGCCGGGCGACGACGGTGCGGGTGATGACGTGGCAGTCATCCTTTCCGACCCGAACGTGGCTCATGACCCAGTCGGTAGCCGGGCTTGCGGAGGCGAATGACATAGTCGCCGGGGCGCTCTCCCGCGCCGCTCAGGCTGAGCCACTCTCCCGTCGAGCTCTTGCGGTCCAAGTGCAGAGAGTCCGAGTACGATCCATCGAAGACCCAGCCATCGACCCCTTCGGCGGCCCGTGCTCCGGTCTCGGCATCGTAGACTTCCACGACGATCCCGGGCACGAAATCGTGGGTGCACGCGCCCGGGGCACCCGGCAGATCGCAGCTCGTGAGCACGGCGGCAAGCGCCGGAAGGAGCAGGAGATCCTTGAGCGGCTTCATGCCAAGCCTCCTACCCGGTCGGGAGCCCTTGTTTCGCCCCTCGCAGGGGGCGAGCTCACCCCGCTGCGCTAGAGACTCTCGGCGCGAACCAGGTCAAGGCGCGCTTCACTCTCTCCTCCAGCGGGGCGCTCGGGATCGAGTCACTGAACTCCGCGGCCCGCCTTGCCTCGTGCGCCCGGTAACGTAGCTGCCGGAGACAGTGCGCCACCTCGTCGATGCGCTCCCTGGCCCTGCGCGCCGCTTCGCGCTTCTGGTTCATGAACTCGGTTCCGAACACTCGCCCCGCCTCGTATTGGTTGTGTGGTCTGCAGCGGAGTCGCAGGTTCTCCACCGTCGTCCGGCCCCCTCGGGCCACCGGCTCGATGTGATCGAACTCCAGGCCTCTTTTCTCGGCGCATCGGTGACCGCTTTCTCCTGCGAAGGTGCACTGGCCGCCGTCCCGCTCGTAGACGGCTCGCTTCACGTGGGCAGGAATGTGGCGAATGTCTGTTGAAGGTCTCGCATCTCGCGGGTTGTCTGTGGCTCCGAACTTCCGTTTCTCGAGCTGTCCAATCGCGAGATCCAGAACGCGTCCTAGGACCTTGCTCATGTCGCCGGCTGGAACGGTGTGGGCCAGCAACTCCTCGGCACGTCTCAGCTTGTCGAAAGTCACTTGGTCAATGATGACCTCGAAGGCGTATCGCTGGGGGGCGACTGGCGTCATCTTCGAGGCAGCCCCAACACGCCCCGGGGCGTGTTGGACGGCTTCCCCGACCTCGGCCGAGCTAGCGTTTCCGAATCGAGGATCTTCGGGAACTGCCACCGCACACAGGCCGGTCGCCAGTTCCAGTCGTGGGTACCGCTCCACCAGCAGTGCCTCGATCTCTGACTTGCTTCGGCCTTCGGCAGCCTCGATCAGACCTTCAGCACTCTCCGAATCGAGGTGGGGCGCCAGGAGGATCACGGCGCTCAGGTGAAGCCGGCCCTCCGCGAGGGCTCGGAAGATGCGTGGAAAGCGACGAGCAGTCCGTCCGGCGTGGATGCGCTTGAACCCTGCTTCCTCGGACAGCTTCAGCTCTCCGACGCAGTAGGCATGCATCGAGGCGTAGCCAGCCGGCAAGTAGAGCTGTCGTTCGTCGATCTCGGCGATGTGAGCCAACAGCTCCGCGGTGGCGGTGCGCTCACGACCGGCGATGACGACCGCTTCGCGCAGCAGTGTCTCGTTGCTCAGATGCGTCAGCGAGTAGTTCCTCACGGCAATCTCGGCGGGGGCGAGTGTGCCGGGGGCTGCGCTTACTTCATATCACGAGCTATTGCGCCGTTCTCAGCGACTCGTACAGCGAGGAACGGGTGCTGATTTGAAAACGCGGTCGGAACGAACCGAAATGGCTTCGTGGGCGCAAGCCAGAGCCGTGTCGCGCGATCTCTGGTGAGCGATGCCGAGATGGGCCAGAACGCGAAGAACAATGCGTCAAGCGGTTTTCTTTGGCGCCCCGGTTCCGGGATGCGGGTACGACGCGTCGGCCCGGGCGGGCTACGCTTTCGCCGAGGTCTCCGTCAGCGTGCGGTGCAGCTCCTTGAACTCGGCGTTCAGGTCCTCGATGTCCACCAGGTCGGGCACCAGGCCCTTGGCGCCGTGCTCGAGCGCATAGCGCGCACCCTCGACCAGCGGCACCGCGCCGCCGGCGCGAAGCTCCTTGGCGAGCACCGGAATCTCGGTGCGCGAAAGCTCCGCCTCCACCGCGGCCGGCGTCGGCTTCATCATCAGACCGCGAGGGTTGACGGGACCGACCACGAAGTCCGGTCTCACTCCCCACTCGGACAGCGCCGACAGCAGGTGGCCGAGGTTGTGGGTCTGGAACGCGGCGGCCGCGCGGAAGCGGCGGCGCACGAAACGCACGGTGCTGTCGAAGAAGCTCTTGTGCTTGCCGGCCAGGGCCAGATCGGTGATCGCCGCGGCCAGCACGACGCCGCGAAGCTCGGACCGCCGGAACGAGGTGGACTCGAGCTCGAGCAGCAGCGGCACCAGCGCGGCGAAGTCACTGCGCAGCACGCCGCCGACGCGCGTGAGACCGGTCCAGGCGAGACGCGCCCGCGCGCCCGTCCCGGCACGCGCCACACGCTTCATCGCGGTCCCGGCCAGTCCGTGCTCCGACGAGTCGCGCACGTACTCGGGGACGTTGGGAAGCAGCGCGAAGACGGGCACGGTGTGACGCAGCTCCGAGAGCGCGTCACCGAGGACGCGTGAAGGGCTCGCCAGCACGCCGTCGGCGCCGAGCTGGATGGCCTTGGAAAACGTCACGGCCAGCGATTCGGGCTCGCGGAAGCGCGCGGTGATCTGGAGCAGCCGGTCCCGCGGCGCGCGCGTGAACCCCAGCAGGGATTCGGCGCCGAGCAGGAGCTTCGGCGTCTCGGGAGGAGTGCGCTTCACGGCTTCACCGGCACGGTGGCGCCATGATCGCGCGCCGAGCGATAGATGGCGTCGATCATGCGCTGAACTTCGAGCGCAGCCGCCACCGTGTTGGGGGGCTCGACCCCTCCCGTCGCCCAGTGCAGAAAGGCGGCGTCCTGCAGGTAGTAGCTCTCGCCGTTGACGTCGAAGCGCGCGGGCTGGGGCAGGTCGGCTTCGCGCAGCTGCGTGAGCCCGGCCGGCCAGTCGCCCTGAGGTGTCGCCAGCTCCAGCTCGAGCCCGTCGTTCGACACCAGCATCTTGCCGTTCCGGCCTTCGAACTCGATCACCACCGCCGAGTACGGATAGCCGGGCACGCTCCACGACGAGTCGAAGCCGATCTCGGCGCCGTTCTGGAGCCGCATCATGGCGTGGACCTCGTCCTCGACCTCGCCGAAGAACCACGATCCCTCGGCGCGCGCGTCGACGGGCGTGCCCAGCATCCACTGCAGGAGGAACAGCAGGTGAGACGAGACATTGGTGACCACGCCTCCCCCCGAGCGCGCAAGGTCGTACATCCATCCCTTGCGCGGTCCGAAGGTCTGGGACAGGTACATCGAGGCGCGGGTCTGCTGGACCTGGCCCAGCACGCCGGTGCGCAGCACGTGGTGCGCGGCGGCGAAGATCGGGACGAATGCCAGGTTGTAGCCGCACGCTCCCGGCTTGCCATGGCGTTCGACCGCGGCCGCGATCGCTTCGGCCTCGGACAGCGTGTTCGCCAGCGGCTTCTCCACGAAGATCGCGGCGCCCGCCTCGAGCGCCATCTCGGCGAGCTTTCTGTGCGCGTCGGGCTGCGTGCAGATGAACACCGCCTCCGGGCGCGTCTTGTCGATCAACCGGGCGGGGTTGTCGAAGAACGGCGCCTTGTGGCCCAGACCGCGCACGCTGCGGCCGAGCGGGGCGTGATGATCCGAGAGACCCACCAGCTCCACGTCCGGGATGGTGGCCAGCACCGCGGTGTGCGCGACGCCCATCTTGCCGAGGCCGATCACCGCGGCGCGGATGGCGCGCAGCGGCTTCGGAGCATCGAGCAGCGTGGTGCGGATGGCGGGTGCGGTCATGGGTTCACGCCGCCTGGCCGAGCTTCTCGAGCCCGGCCTCGAGGCCCGTCCACGAGATCGGGAAATCGCGGCGAGCCGGTCCACCGTCCACGCGCGCGGGAGAGATCATGCCCAGCACGTTGTCTTCGGTGAGAGGCGGCCGCTCGAGAACCACCCCGAGAGCGCGCGCGATCGCGAGCGCCAGCTCCGGCGGGAGCTTCACGATGCGCGGCGTGGCGCCGGTCCGAGCGGCGAGACGGTCGATCAACTGTCGAAAAGTCACGCGATCAGGCCCCAGGAGGTCGTAGGTCTTGGAGAGCACGTCGTCACGCTCGAGGCATTGCCCGATCACCTGGCACACGTCGTCCACGTGGATCGGATCGAGCTCGATCGAGCCCTCCCCAATCATCGGCAGCACCGGCCCTTTCATCGAGCGCTGAAGTCGTGCAAAAAGCCCGGCGGGCCCCGGGCCGTAGACCAGCGAAGGCCGCAGGATCACCCACTCGAGCGCCGACTGCGCGACCAGCGCCTCGCCTTCGCGCTTGGTCTGGCCGTAGGGACCCATGCGATCGCGCGAGGCGGAGATCGAGGAAATGAATACCACCCGTCGGCCGCCATTGACCTTCAGGGCGTCGAGGACCTGCCGCGTGCCCTGGACATTGACCTGGCGCGCCACCGAAGCGCGGGCGACGCCTGTGG encodes the following:
- a CDS encoding HNH endonuclease signature motif containing protein, with amino-acid sequence MAHIAEIDERQLYLPAGYASMHAYCVGELKLSEEAGFKRIHAGRTARRFPRIFRALAEGRLHLSAVILLAPHLDSESAEGLIEAAEGRSKSEIEALLVERYPRLELATGLCAVAVPEDPRFGNASSAEVGEAVQHAPGRVGAASKMTPVAPQRYAFEVIIDQVTFDKLRRAEELLAHTVPAGDMSKVLGRVLDLAIGQLEKRKFGATDNPRDARPSTDIRHIPAHVKRAVYERDGGQCTFAGESGHRCAEKRGLEFDHIEPVARGGRTTVENLRLRCRPHNQYEAGRVFGTEFMNQKREAARRARERIDEVAHCLRQLRYRAHEARRAAEFSDSIPSAPLEERVKRALTWFAPRVSSAAG
- the smc gene encoding chromosome segregation protein SMC → MFLHRLELQGFKSFADKTQVQFGGGVTGVIGPNGCGKTNVSDAIRWVMGEQSARQLRGDTMEDVIFNGSPTRKPHGMAEVHLTFKNDRGILPTEFSEVTVSRRVFRSGLSEYFINKTACRLKDIRDLFFDTGMGSHAYSVIERQMVDHILSDNTGHRRFLFEEAAGITKYKARKKETLAKLDLTEGDLVRLNDIVFEIERELRSLARQVGKARRYQRLRDDVQRLDLLLTAGRVQELSRKEKEAADQWQEEAVRREGVAAELDALEARLNDQKLVALELERELSTAQGGLRDREEARSQAEHQSVLLGERAAGLERRGSEAAEEAAQIERRLAEVLEREREAQSRLAEVREARTRAEAELEAAERELNTLEAGLRERRGVAAGHRQVSLELFSTEAEKRGAWEALRARGQSLEERGQSLGARIEELAAREGERARAGEAAEERRSGLADEFDRTRRRWLEADQAHAELTTAAHDAEESLSRRREEAAAADSRLQTLLELKRNYEGVSEGARALLAEEDRVPGLLGMVADVLEVPTQYLDALEASLGEASAFVLAEDREAMERALGRLRGLTSGRATLIDLSAIAASTLGPIPKDPGVRGRASELVRCEPRYRLLVDRLLGSVVVVEDRDAAARLSAQSEGGLRFVSLEAEVWERGRVRAGSTRSLAGLLHREMEVRELSGRLAEQRLTIEGQQRELDLLEKRRDDEAARRAEAQTELEARREALETLLRELEGAERERQWAQREAEERRSELTALEHERGALERAAAEAERELLEFQAELEQARALVVDADGELKALEARRDQAATGAQAARDTLLALSRELGEIESRWAREEQTQRELEASLVQRREEVTQAAARVAEIQAEVSGLAAGLSGLRDSEASQRERVVELQNRFNALKEEIQGSEEVVRDRRHEQAELSEFLHQIEIGKLEARAELERTFERLRTEYKMDPRRWEPEAPPEGFDPVVAESELTAARERLGSLGAVNLLAVEEYTKRKERYEFLTRQREDLLAAKAQLLEAIEKINTTASQLFVETFARVQEHFRDVFRTLFEGGDAELRAIGEDPLECEIEIVAKPRGKHLQSISLMSGGERALTAIALLFGIYLVKPSPFCLLDEVDAPLDDANVERFLKMLKRFSDKTQFVVITHNKVTMEAATLLYGVTMQELGVSKLVSVRFGESPASAETTAPRELAEATTG
- the selA gene encoding L-seryl-tRNA(Sec) selenium transferase, with the translated sequence MPKPQLRALPSVEALLQHPSLANGDRDLPRPLLVEAARAELAEVRAQIKKGGGAPPPTEALVARVAARAAAAQRPDLRRVLNATGIVLHTNLGRAPLSQAAREALDRVAVGYSNLEFDLDSGRRGERGGGVERWLQRLTGAEAALAVNNGAAALLLVLSAIAAGRRVVVSRGELVEIGGSFRIPEILEKSGASLLEIGTTNRTHLRDYERALEKHKDVGAVLRVHRSNFRVQGFTAQPEVEDLAALAHRRKVPLIEDLGSGALVDLSTLGLEKEPTVRESLTAGCDVVTFSGDKLLGAPQAGLIVGRKSFVERARRDPLARALRLDKLALAALEATLPAYADPMRAVREIPALGMLAIAGEALERRARSLADALRQRLPWLEVEVERGAGEVGGGALPLQRLPGFVVTLEARGRAVDALDRWARAADPPVIGYIRAGKFRMDVRTLGDAEVAEVVDALAKATPP
- a CDS encoding NAD-dependent epimerase/dehydratase family protein, which gives rise to MKVLVTGASGFIGRPLVSLLAARGHHVRALVRRSDEAQIIPGAEVEVGDVRDAGAVDRSTRGMDAVVHLAAATGVARASVARQVNVQGTRQVLDALKVNGGRRVVFISSISASRDRMGPYGQTKREGEALVAQSALEWVILRPSLVYGPGPAGLFARLQRSMKGPVLPMIGEGSIELDPIHVDDVCQVIGQCLERDDVLSKTYDLLGPDRVTFRQLIDRLAARTGATPRIVKLPPELALAIARALGVVLERPPLTEDNVLGMISPARVDGGPARRDFPISWTGLEAGLEKLGQAA
- a CDS encoding Gfo/Idh/MocA family oxidoreductase, whose translation is MTAPAIRTTLLDAPKPLRAIRAAVIGLGKMGVAHTAVLATIPDVELVGLSDHHAPLGRSVRGLGHKAPFFDNPARLIDKTRPEAVFICTQPDAHRKLAEMALEAGAAIFVEKPLANTLSEAEAIAAAVERHGKPGACGYNLAFVPIFAAAHHVLRTGVLGQVQQTRASMYLSQTFGPRKGWMYDLARSGGGVVTNVSSHLLFLLQWMLGTPVDARAEGSWFFGEVEDEVHAMMRLQNGAEIGFDSSWSVPGYPYSAVVIEFEGRNGKMLVSNDGLELELATPQGDWPAGLTQLREADLPQPARFDVNGESYYLQDAAFLHWATGGVEPPNTVAAALEVQRMIDAIYRSARDHGATVPVKP
- the ftsY gene encoding signal recognition particle-docking protein FtsY; translated protein: MDVWGRLRQGLAKTQARLGESLSGILGRRGAIDPAMVESLEDALLAADVGPATTDRLIAGARESMKRQDLSLREALEKSAVQLLSTRRAAFEPGSERPWVALVVGVNGSGKTTLAGKLAARFAGSNRSTLLVAADTFRAAAAEQLEVWAERAGASIVRAKEGGDPGAVVHDGLAAARARGVEIVLVDTAGRLHTKQNLMAELQKVMRVCQRQIEGAPHHTLLVLDATIGQNAVAQAREFHRAVPLTSLAINKLDGTARGGAVLSIAVELELPISLVGVGEGVDDWAPFDPEAFARGLFG